A stretch of Shinella zoogloeoides DNA encodes these proteins:
- the puuE gene encoding allantoinase PuuE encodes MRYCRDMHGYGQTPPAAAWPGDARVAVQFVLNYEEGGENCVLHGDAASEAFLSEIVGAAQWPGQRHWNMESIYEYGARAGFWRLHRLLTEKNVPVTVYGVATALKRSPAQVAAMIEAGWEIASHGLKWVEHKDMSADDERAAIAEAIRLHTLVTGERPRGWYTGRCSVNTVDLVAEAGGFDYISDTYADDLPYWYEHGGRQQLIIPYTLDANDMRFATPQGFNSGDQFFTYLKDSFDALYAEGKAGSPKMMSIGLHCRLLGRPGRVMALARFIDYVQSHEKVWIARRVDIAEHWAKTHPPQPLSERPSQMSEEVFVERFGGIFEHSPWVAQRAWADELSPAHDTALGLAAALAFQFRAASAEERLGVLVAHPDLAGKLAQAKRLTASSTEEQASAGLDALTDEERSRFTELNDAYVEKFGFPFIIAVRDNTKASILAAFEKRIANDRDTEFATACKQVERIGFLRLKALLPA; translated from the coding sequence ATGCGATACTGCCGTGACATGCACGGATATGGGCAGACCCCGCCGGCCGCTGCGTGGCCGGGCGATGCGCGCGTCGCCGTGCAATTCGTCCTGAACTACGAGGAAGGCGGCGAGAACTGCGTGCTGCATGGCGACGCGGCCTCGGAAGCCTTCCTGTCGGAGATCGTCGGCGCCGCGCAGTGGCCGGGCCAACGCCACTGGAACATGGAGTCCATCTACGAATACGGCGCACGCGCCGGCTTCTGGCGCCTGCACCGGCTGCTGACGGAAAAGAACGTGCCCGTTACGGTCTACGGCGTCGCCACCGCCCTCAAGCGCTCGCCCGCCCAGGTCGCGGCAATGATCGAGGCCGGCTGGGAAATCGCCTCGCACGGCCTCAAATGGGTCGAACACAAGGACATGTCGGCGGACGACGAGCGCGCGGCCATCGCCGAGGCGATCCGTCTGCACACGCTCGTCACCGGCGAGCGGCCGCGCGGCTGGTATACGGGCCGCTGTTCCGTCAACACGGTCGATCTCGTGGCGGAGGCCGGCGGCTTCGACTACATTTCCGACACCTATGCGGACGACCTGCCCTACTGGTACGAGCATGGCGGCAGGCAGCAGCTCATCATTCCCTATACGCTCGACGCCAACGACATGCGCTTCGCCACGCCCCAGGGCTTCAACAGCGGCGACCAGTTCTTCACCTACCTGAAGGATTCGTTCGACGCGCTCTATGCCGAAGGCAAGGCCGGCAGCCCGAAGATGATGAGCATCGGCCTGCACTGCCGCCTGCTCGGCCGTCCCGGCCGCGTCATGGCGCTCGCCCGCTTCATCGACTACGTGCAGAGCCACGAGAAGGTCTGGATCGCACGGCGCGTCGACATCGCCGAGCACTGGGCGAAGACCCATCCGCCGCAGCCGCTTTCCGAGCGTCCCTCGCAGATGTCGGAAGAGGTCTTCGTCGAACGCTTCGGCGGCATCTTCGAGCACTCGCCGTGGGTGGCGCAGCGCGCCTGGGCCGACGAGCTTTCACCGGCGCACGACACCGCCCTCGGCCTTGCCGCCGCGCTCGCTTTCCAATTCCGCGCCGCAAGCGCCGAGGAGCGGCTCGGCGTGCTCGTCGCGCACCCCGACCTTGCCGGCAAGCTGGCGCAGGCCAAGCGTCTGACGGCAAGCTCGACCGAGGAACAGGCCTCCGCCGGCCTCGACGCGCTGACGGACGAGGAGCGCAGCCGCTTCACCGAACTCAACGACGCCTATGTGGAGAAATTCGGCTTCCCCTTCATCATCGCCGTGCGCGACAACACGAAGGCAAGCATCCTCGCCGCCTTCGAGAAGCGCATCGCCAACGACCGTGACACCGAATTCGCCACCGCCTGCAAGCAGGTGGAGCGAATCGGGTTCCTCCGGCTCAAGGCGCTGCTGCCGGCCTGA
- the xdhA gene encoding xanthine dehydrogenase small subunit, translating to MAAAKIRSELRFILNGRDVALRDVAPDHTLLDWLRLSRSLKGTKEGCAEGDCGACTVLVGRLTPQGGLVYEGVNACIRFMGSLDGCHVVTVEHLAGTGDKLHPVQQAMVDYHGSQCGFCTPGFVMSLYALWMQTPNPSDEQIEVALQGNLCRCTGYEPILRAARAISEYGGTDKDPLLAERAAMIARLKALRDGARVEIGEGKARFVVPADLDDFAAVLEASPTATVVAGSTDVGLWVTKHMRDISPVVFIAGLDELKSLSVKDGVVSIGAGVTYTEAFATLAQHIPALGPLINRIGGQQVRNMGTIGGNIANGSPIGDTPPALIALDSRLTLRKGAERRTISLQDFFIAYGKQDRQPGEFVEAVHVPVPPAAEKFAVYKVTKRRDEDITATLGAFRLALAADGTVAAITIAYGGMAATPKRAFAVEKALVGQPWTEATVEAAMEKYAEDYAPLTDMRATAEYRALVAKNLLLRFYMETTSSETPAQVSRYEAA from the coding sequence ATGGCGGCCGCCAAGATCCGCTCCGAACTGCGCTTCATCCTCAACGGCCGGGACGTCGCCCTTCGCGATGTCGCGCCCGACCATACGCTGCTCGACTGGCTGCGCCTTTCCCGCTCGCTCAAGGGCACCAAGGAAGGCTGCGCCGAGGGCGACTGCGGCGCCTGCACCGTGCTCGTCGGCCGCCTCACCCCGCAAGGCGGGCTGGTCTATGAAGGCGTCAATGCCTGCATCCGCTTCATGGGCTCGCTGGACGGCTGTCATGTCGTGACGGTCGAGCACCTCGCCGGCACCGGCGACAAGCTGCATCCCGTGCAGCAGGCGATGGTCGACTATCACGGTTCGCAATGCGGCTTCTGCACGCCGGGCTTCGTCATGTCGCTCTATGCGCTGTGGATGCAGACGCCTAATCCTTCCGACGAGCAGATCGAGGTCGCGCTGCAGGGCAATCTCTGTCGTTGCACCGGCTACGAGCCGATCCTGCGCGCCGCCCGCGCCATCTCCGAATATGGCGGCACCGACAAGGATCCGCTGCTCGCCGAGCGCGCCGCGATGATCGCGCGCCTCAAGGCGCTGCGCGACGGCGCCCGCGTCGAGATCGGCGAAGGCAAGGCGCGGTTCGTCGTTCCGGCGGATCTCGACGATTTCGCCGCCGTGCTGGAAGCTTCGCCCACCGCAACGGTCGTCGCGGGCTCCACCGATGTCGGCCTCTGGGTGACGAAGCACATGCGCGACATCTCCCCGGTCGTCTTCATCGCCGGGCTGGACGAGCTGAAGTCGCTTTCCGTCAAGGACGGCGTGGTCTCCATCGGCGCCGGCGTCACCTATACCGAGGCCTTCGCCACGCTGGCACAGCACATTCCGGCGCTCGGCCCGCTCATCAACCGCATCGGCGGCCAGCAGGTGCGCAATATGGGCACGATCGGCGGCAATATCGCCAACGGCTCGCCCATCGGCGATACGCCCCCGGCACTGATCGCCCTCGACAGCAGGCTGACCTTGCGCAAGGGCGCGGAACGGCGCACCATTTCCCTGCAGGACTTCTTCATCGCCTATGGCAAGCAGGACCGCCAGCCGGGCGAATTCGTCGAAGCCGTGCATGTGCCGGTGCCGCCGGCGGCGGAAAAGTTCGCCGTCTACAAGGTCACCAAGCGCCGCGACGAGGACATCACGGCAACGCTCGGCGCTTTCCGTCTGGCGCTCGCCGCGGACGGTACGGTCGCAGCCATCACCATCGCCTATGGTGGCATGGCGGCAACGCCGAAGCGCGCCTTCGCCGTGGAAAAGGCCCTGGTCGGCCAGCCGTGGACCGAGGCGACCGTCGAGGCGGCCATGGAGAAATACGCGGAAGACTACGCTCCGCTGACCGACATGCGCGCCACGGCCGAATACCGTGCGCTGGTCGCGAAGAACCTTCTCCTGCGGTTCTATATGGAAACCACATCCAGCGAGACGCCCGCACAGGTGTCCAGATACGAGGCTGCGTGA
- a CDS encoding ureidoglycolate lyase, protein MKTIEIKPLTREAFAPFGQVIERDGAHNFPINAGKCTRFHDLANIETTGEKARPMISLLRGEPYPLPLELNMVERHPLGSQAFIPLGEASFLVVVAEETENGPAEPIAFRTAPGQGVNIGRNVWHGILTPLDAVSDFAVVDRGGEGVNLEEHFYSETFLVR, encoded by the coding sequence ATGAAGACCATCGAGATCAAACCGCTGACCCGTGAGGCCTTCGCGCCCTTCGGCCAGGTCATCGAGCGCGACGGCGCGCACAATTTCCCGATCAATGCGGGCAAGTGCACCCGCTTCCACGATCTCGCCAATATCGAGACGACCGGCGAGAAGGCGCGGCCGATGATCAGCCTGCTGCGCGGCGAACCCTATCCGCTGCCGCTGGAACTGAACATGGTCGAGCGCCATCCGCTCGGCAGTCAGGCGTTCATCCCGCTCGGCGAGGCCTCCTTCCTCGTCGTCGTCGCCGAGGAGACGGAGAACGGCCCCGCCGAACCGATCGCCTTTCGCACGGCACCGGGCCAGGGCGTCAATATCGGCCGCAATGTCTGGCACGGCATCCTGACGCCGCTCGATGCGGTCTCCGATTTCGCCGTGGTCGACCGCGGCGGCGAAGGCGTCAACCTCGAGGAGCACTTCTACAGCGAAACCTTCCTGGTCCGCTGA
- the xdhC gene encoding xanthine dehydrogenase accessory protein XdhC, whose protein sequence is MPAAREDIRDFLRRERAVVLVEVTGAAGSTPRDTDAWMLVSERAIFATIGGGQLEYMAIDHARRALRLGADAEPMSVPLGPEIGQCCGGRVGLSFAAVTPALASDLIARSDKEMASRPHVYVFGAGHVGDALAMALSLAPLRVVLVDTREDELTASTVPGIETCLTAMPEAVVRDAPAGSSFVILTHDHALDFLIAAEALKRPDAAYVGMIGSKTKRATFKSWLLREIGNPDLFENLVCPIGGTAIKDKRPTVIAALATAEIMTAALIWSTSPVNAAKEVSR, encoded by the coding sequence ATGCCCGCCGCGCGCGAAGATATCAGGGATTTCCTTCGCCGCGAGCGGGCGGTCGTCCTTGTCGAGGTTACGGGCGCGGCAGGGTCCACGCCACGCGACACCGATGCCTGGATGCTGGTCTCCGAACGGGCAATCTTCGCGACGATCGGTGGTGGTCAGCTCGAATATATGGCGATCGACCATGCGCGGCGGGCCTTGCGCCTGGGCGCAGATGCCGAGCCGATGAGCGTGCCGCTCGGCCCGGAGATCGGCCAGTGCTGCGGCGGTCGCGTCGGCCTCTCCTTCGCGGCGGTCACCCCGGCGCTGGCGAGCGACCTCATTGCCCGCAGCGACAAGGAAATGGCCTCGCGCCCGCATGTCTATGTCTTCGGCGCCGGCCATGTTGGCGATGCGCTCGCCATGGCGCTGTCGCTCGCGCCGCTGCGCGTCGTCCTCGTCGATACGCGCGAGGACGAACTGACCGCCTCCACGGTGCCGGGCATCGAGACCTGCCTTACCGCCATGCCGGAAGCCGTGGTGCGCGATGCGCCCGCCGGCAGCAGCTTCGTCATCCTGACCCACGACCACGCGCTCGACTTCCTCATCGCCGCCGAGGCGCTGAAGCGCCCGGACGCCGCCTATGTCGGCATGATCGGCTCCAAAACGAAGCGCGCGACCTTCAAGAGCTGGCTGCTGCGCGAGATCGGCAATCCGGACCTTTTCGAAAACCTCGTCTGCCCCATCGGTGGCACGGCCATCAAGGACAAGCGCCCGACGGTCATCGCCGCCTTGGCGACCGCCGAGATCATGACGGCGGCGTTGATCTGGTCCACGAGTCCGGTAAATGCCGCGAAGGAAGTCAGTCGCTAG
- the xdhB gene encoding xanthine dehydrogenase molybdopterin binding subunit: MNKHHTPDLKAEKIDGGVHSSVSHDSAHKHVAGTAIYIDDIAEPAGTLHAGLGLSTVAHGVLKSVDLSAVRAAPGVVDVLTYEDVPGVNDVSPSGMNDDPVFAAGKVEFHGQPIFCVIAETREEARRAARLAKIEYEELPADIDIWDLDVNTHRQVVTPLTLKRGDPEAALKNAPRRVKGRMRLGGQDHFYLEGQISFAVPGEDDEVIVYCSTQGPSETQHMIAHALGVPSHAVTVEVRRMGGGFGGKETQANQCAAIAAIAAKKLNRAVKVRLDRDEDMVATGKRHDFAIDYEVGFDEEGRIQAVDYTFALRAGFSADLSGPVGDRALFHCDNSYFFPHVHAKSAPLYTNTVSNTAFRGFGGPQGMVGAERVIDEVAFAVGKDPLEIRKLNFYDEMGIEGDRNLTPYHQKVEDCIIQRLVAELEESADYAGRRKAIAEFNAKSRVVKRGLALTPVKFGISFTKTESNQAGALVHVYTDGSVHMNHGGTEMGQGLHLKVAQVVAEEFQIDLDRVKITATTTAKVPNTSPTAASSGADLNGMAAQDAARQIKDRLIDFAAESHQVPRDQVVFLPNRVRIGNAEISFNELVRQAYMSRVQLSAAGFYKTPKIHWDRSKGRGHAFYYFAYGAACSEVSVDTLTGEYVVERTDILHDTGRSLNKIIDIGQIEGGFIQGMGWLTTEELWWDGKGRLRTHAPSTYKIPLASDRPKIFNVALTDWSEAYEPTIHRSKAVGEPPLPLGLAVLHALSDAIASVADHKICPRLDAPATPECVLMAIERLKAAKKG; the protein is encoded by the coding sequence ATGAACAAGCACCACACACCCGACCTCAAGGCTGAGAAGATCGACGGCGGCGTCCATTCGAGCGTCAGTCACGATTCCGCGCACAAGCACGTCGCGGGAACCGCCATCTATATCGACGATATCGCCGAGCCCGCAGGCACCCTGCATGCCGGCCTTGGTCTGTCGACCGTCGCGCACGGCGTCCTGAAATCCGTCGATCTCTCGGCGGTCCGCGCCGCGCCCGGCGTCGTCGACGTGCTGACCTATGAGGATGTGCCTGGCGTCAACGACGTTTCGCCCTCGGGCATGAACGACGATCCGGTCTTCGCGGCCGGCAAGGTCGAGTTCCACGGCCAGCCGATCTTCTGCGTCATCGCGGAAACCCGCGAGGAGGCCCGCCGCGCCGCGCGCCTTGCCAAGATCGAATACGAGGAACTGCCGGCGGACATCGACATCTGGGATCTCGACGTCAATACGCACCGCCAGGTCGTTACCCCGCTGACGCTGAAGCGCGGTGATCCGGAAGCGGCGCTGAAGAACGCGCCGCGCCGCGTGAAGGGCCGCATGCGGCTCGGCGGCCAGGACCATTTCTACCTGGAAGGCCAGATCTCCTTCGCCGTTCCCGGCGAGGACGACGAGGTCATCGTCTATTGCTCGACCCAGGGGCCGAGCGAGACGCAGCACATGATCGCCCATGCGCTCGGCGTGCCGAGCCATGCCGTGACGGTCGAGGTACGCCGCATGGGCGGCGGCTTCGGCGGCAAGGAAACCCAGGCGAACCAGTGCGCCGCCATCGCGGCCATCGCCGCCAAGAAACTGAACCGCGCCGTCAAGGTCCGGCTCGACCGTGACGAGGACATGGTCGCGACCGGCAAGCGGCACGATTTCGCCATCGACTACGAGGTCGGCTTCGACGAGGAAGGCCGTATCCAGGCAGTCGATTACACGTTCGCCCTCCGGGCCGGTTTCTCGGCGGACCTTTCCGGCCCGGTGGGCGACCGTGCCCTCTTCCACTGCGACAACAGCTACTTCTTCCCGCATGTGCACGCCAAGTCGGCGCCGCTCTACACCAACACCGTGTCGAACACCGCCTTCCGCGGCTTCGGCGGCCCGCAGGGCATGGTGGGTGCCGAGCGCGTCATCGACGAGGTGGCGTTTGCCGTCGGCAAGGACCCGCTCGAGATTCGCAAGCTGAACTTCTACGACGAGATGGGTATCGAGGGTGATCGTAACCTCACCCCCTACCACCAGAAGGTCGAGGACTGCATCATCCAGCGCCTCGTCGCCGAGCTGGAGGAAAGCGCTGATTATGCCGGCCGCCGCAAGGCCATCGCCGAGTTCAACGCGAAGAGCCGTGTCGTCAAGCGCGGCCTTGCGCTGACGCCGGTGAAGTTCGGCATCTCCTTCACCAAGACGGAGTCCAACCAGGCCGGCGCGCTGGTGCATGTCTACACGGACGGTTCCGTGCACATGAACCACGGCGGCACGGAAATGGGCCAGGGCCTGCACCTGAAGGTGGCGCAGGTGGTGGCGGAAGAGTTCCAGATCGATCTCGACCGCGTGAAGATCACCGCCACGACAACCGCCAAGGTGCCGAACACCTCGCCGACCGCCGCCTCCTCGGGCGCCGACCTCAACGGCATGGCCGCGCAGGATGCCGCCCGTCAGATCAAGGACCGGCTCATCGATTTCGCGGCGGAAAGCCATCAGGTGCCGCGCGACCAGGTCGTGTTCCTGCCCAACCGCGTGCGCATCGGCAATGCCGAGATTTCCTTCAACGAACTGGTGCGGCAGGCCTATATGTCGCGTGTCCAGCTCTCGGCGGCCGGCTTCTACAAGACGCCGAAGATCCACTGGGACCGTTCCAAGGGCCGCGGCCACGCCTTCTACTACTTCGCCTATGGCGCGGCCTGCTCGGAAGTCTCCGTCGATACGCTCACCGGCGAATATGTCGTCGAGCGCACCGACATCCTGCACGATACCGGCCGCTCGCTGAACAAGATCATCGATATCGGCCAGATCGAGGGCGGCTTCATCCAGGGCATGGGCTGGCTGACGACGGAGGAACTGTGGTGGGACGGCAAGGGGCGGCTTCGCACCCACGCGCCCTCCACCTACAAGATTCCGCTCGCCTCGGACCGGCCGAAGATCTTCAACGTGGCGCTCACCGACTGGTCGGAAGCCTACGAGCCGACGATCCACCGCTCCAAGGCGGTCGGCGAGCCGCCGCTGCCGCTCGGCCTTGCCGTGCTGCACGCCCTTTCGGACGCCATCGCAAGCGTGGCCGATCACAAGATCTGCCCACGCCTCGACGCACCGGCGACGCCCGAATGCGTGCTGATGGCCATCGAGCGGCTGAAAGCCGCAAAGAAGGGGTGA
- a CDS encoding LysR family transcriptional regulator: MSYLDNVRVFVRVVELGTLSAAGRDQRVTPAVASNRIKELERHLGVRLFNRTTRKLSPTEHGRVFYEGAVKIIEAVNEAEAAIADLSRNPKGSLRITAPLGIGRRLIASGIPEFHDKYPDIEVRVRLSDHNVDILAEGVDVAFKLGVLEDSNLRMRGILKCERVLCASPEYLARRGTPRTADALIADKHDCLLLRYPGSKEYYWTLVTAEGPRKFEVGGPYDSDDGDVLTQWALEGRGIINKPLFEVKAHLAEGRLVEILKDSPPATVQLAAIYPHKRFQDPKVRLMIDFMAERCQRLIGKLLGEELVTEDASD; encoded by the coding sequence ATGTCCTATCTCGATAATGTACGCGTCTTCGTTCGCGTGGTCGAACTCGGTACCCTTTCGGCGGCGGGCCGCGACCAGCGCGTCACGCCCGCGGTCGCCAGCAATCGCATCAAGGAGCTGGAGCGTCACCTCGGCGTGCGGCTGTTCAACCGCACGACGCGCAAGCTCTCGCCGACGGAACATGGCCGTGTCTTCTACGAGGGCGCGGTGAAGATCATCGAGGCGGTGAACGAGGCGGAGGCGGCGATCGCCGATCTTTCGCGCAATCCCAAGGGGTCGCTGCGCATCACCGCCCCGCTCGGCATCGGCCGGCGTCTCATCGCCTCGGGCATTCCCGAATTCCACGACAAGTATCCCGACATCGAGGTGCGCGTGCGCCTGTCGGATCACAATGTCGATATCCTTGCCGAAGGCGTCGACGTCGCCTTCAAGCTCGGCGTGCTGGAAGACTCCAACCTGCGCATGCGCGGCATCCTCAAATGCGAACGGGTGCTCTGCGCCTCGCCGGAATACCTCGCCCGCCGCGGCACGCCCAGGACGGCGGACGCGCTGATCGCCGACAAGCACGACTGTCTCCTGCTGCGCTATCCCGGCTCCAAGGAATATTACTGGACGCTGGTGACCGCCGAAGGCCCGCGCAAGTTCGAGGTCGGCGGCCCCTATGACAGCGACGACGGCGACGTGCTTACCCAATGGGCGCTGGAAGGCCGCGGCATCATCAACAAGCCGCTCTTCGAGGTGAAGGCCCACCTCGCCGAAGGCCGGCTGGTGGAAATCCTGAAAGACAGCCCGCCCGCCACGGTCCAGCTCGCGGCGATCTATCCGCACAAGCGCTTCCAGGACCCGAAGGTCCGCCTGATGATCGACTTCATGGCGGAGCGCTGTCAGCGGCTCATCGGCAAGCTGCTGGGCGAGGAGTTGGTGACGGAAGACGCTAGCGACTGA
- the uraH gene encoding hydroxyisourate hydrolase, whose product MQSHSHGAGRLTTHVLDTALGKPAEGLRIDLFRVEGDAFHLIKTVATNDDGRCDAPLLSGDDMKAGTYELRFHAGDYLGRSGDGPMFLDIIPIRFGLSDEGAHYHVPLLVSPFSYSTYRGS is encoded by the coding sequence ATGCAGTCTCATTCGCACGGAGCCGGCCGGCTCACGACCCACGTTCTGGACACCGCCCTCGGCAAGCCGGCGGAAGGCCTGCGCATCGACCTCTTCCGTGTCGAAGGCGACGCGTTCCATCTCATCAAGACGGTCGCGACGAACGACGACGGCCGCTGCGATGCGCCGCTGCTTTCGGGTGACGACATGAAGGCCGGCACTTACGAGCTGCGTTTCCATGCCGGCGACTATCTCGGCCGCTCCGGCGACGGCCCGATGTTCCTCGATATCATCCCCATCCGCTTCGGCCTTTCCGACGAAGGCGCGCATTACCATGTGCCGCTCCTCGTCTCGCCGTTCAGCTATTCCACCTACCGCGGGAGCTAA